The Capsicum annuum cultivar UCD-10X-F1 chromosome 3, UCD10Xv1.1, whole genome shotgun sequence genomic sequence CACTGAAATACCTTTTTTCATGATGCCTAAGATGATTTTGAATCTTCGGCTCGCACAAATCTCAACTTTCTGATAGCTTCATGCTTGTTTTTGAAATACATCTCAAATGCATCTTGTTCCTCTTTTTCATtcatcttgatttttttattctttacattttCTAATTTCATATTTAAAGTTTCTAATTGGTTTGCTAATATCTCTGGTTGTTCCTTGTCATATTAATCAGCAACGTGTTCATCCCATGTCTTTTTCCTGTTATTTCCACTACAAGTAGTATAATTGCACCCTTCACTTTCTTTTTTGTTAATAAGTACCCAATTTTGTGTAGCTCTATCCATGACAGATTCCACCAATGCAATTGAAAATTCTGGGGTGTTATACATTTGTGCATTGATATGACTAAAAGTTTTAGCATTGCTGGTGTTTGATGATTCTTCCATCTTTATATCACTTTGAGTTGTTGGCTGAAGATGTGCAGAATAAGCCTGTTGTCAAATGATTAGATGTAGGATTAAATTAATGCAAATAGATTTAGTAGATATTACGAATCTTCTGAAATCCTAACGTAAAATAAGTATTCTTTGTAAGAAATC encodes the following:
- the LOC107866245 gene encoding uncharacterized protein LOC107866245, whose protein sequence is MDNMLRANHRTTLPTQAYSAHLQPTTQSDIKMEESSNTSNAKTFSHINAQMYNTPEFSIALVESVMDRATQNWVLINKKESEGCNYTTCSGNNRKKTWDEHVAD